The DNA window TTCTTCTGCATCAATCTGTTCATGGACAAAGTTAACATCTGCATTACGTGTAACGCACATCACTGTTTTATAGATGATGTTGAAGTGTTTAAAAATCTTTTCAACATATTCTAGGATAACATTTTCCATTAGAATAAATCTGATATCTTCTCCAGGTAAAATTATCATTTTTTCCAGGCTTGGAGGAAATTTAATAAATCCAAAGTTTAATTTTTTATCACCTTTTCCATTAGTGGCTACAACAACAATGTTCAATGCATTATTTTTAAAATTTGGAAATGGGTGCTGGAAATCAATAAGCTGTGGAGATAAAATAGGGAAAATTCTGTCTCTAAAGTATTCTTCAACATATTTCTTTTCATCAGAGGTTAATTCATTAAAGGTGAGCTCTTTTATTCCATATTTTTCTAATTTTTCACAAACATTGCTGTAAACATTATCTTTAAGTTTATAAAGATCTGTCATCTGCTCAAAAATTGCATCTAGCTGCTCCTGTGCATTTAAACCGGATTTATTATCAATATATTTTACATTAACATTTGAAATATCGTGAAGGGTACCGCAGCGAACCATACAGAATTCATCAAGATTGCTGTCGAAAATTGATATGAATTTTAAACGTTCTAATAAAGGAACAGTTTTATCTTCTGCTTCCATCAGTACTCTTTTGTTGAATTTTAACCAGGATAACTCTCTGTTTTGGGTAAAGCTATAATCTCTTGTCATTTTTACATACCTAATTTTGCATTTAAATAGCCTTCTCTAACACCATACTTACTGACCTGTATCTCTTCAATATTGAAGAACTTACAAATCTGCTGGATAATGATTAAACCAGGAATTAATGTGTGAATTCTTGCTGGTTTACTAGCTATTAATTTATCATAAGTCTGTTTATCATTATTGCAAAGTTCTCTTCTTAAAATACTCAAGGTTTTTGGGTTAATTATTCTTTCGCCACGTTCTACAAACTTTAAGTCTTTCATAAGTTTGAGAACAGCCCTTACTGATCCTCCAACACCACACATATACTTAATGTATTGTGGTTTGATTTTAGCTTTTTCAAGTTCAAACTGGATTCTCTGTTCAATAATTAGGCATTCTTCAGTATTTGGAACAAGTGAGCTGACATAAGAATTGTATAAAGTTAATGAACCTAAAGGGAGGCTGTAAGATTCTTTAATTTTCTTGTCTTGGTAGATTACAATTTCTGTACTGCCTCCTCCAACATCAATTAAAACTCCATTGTTTTTGTTCATAATTGATACTGAACCTAAAAAGCTGTATTTTGCCTCATCATCTTCAGATAGTACATCAACAGGAATTTCAAGTTCATCATAGATTTTATTTACAACTTCTTCAGAATTTTTAACATTTCTTATGGAAGCGGTTGCAAAGAAATTAAAGTTTTCAACATTTAAATAGGTTAAATCTTCTTTGATATCTTCGACAACATTCATTAACCTTTCCTGACCAGTTTTATTTAGTTTTCTTTTTGTAATGTAACTGGCCAAACCCAATGCATACTTTTTAGAAAAAAGGAACTTTGCATTGCTGTCATTCATTTCATATACGTTTAATCTGACAGTATTTGAACCAATATCTACAATTCCGTATAACATTTTTTC is part of the Methanobrevibacter woesei genome and encodes:
- a CDS encoding Ppx/GppA phosphatase family protein, coding for MLYGIVDIGSNTVRLNVYEMNDSNAKFLFSKKYALGLASYITKRKLNKTGQERLMNVVEDIKEDLTYLNVENFNFFATASIRNVKNSEEVVNKIYDELEIPVDVLSEDDEAKYSFLGSVSIMNKNNGVLIDVGGGSTEIVIYQDKKIKESYSLPLGSLTLYNSYVSSLVPNTEECLIIEQRIQFELEKAKIKPQYIKYMCGVGGSVRAVLKLMKDLKFVERGERIINPKTLSILRRELCNNDKQTYDKLIASKPARIHTLIPGLIIIQQICKFFNIEEIQVSKYGVREGYLNAKLGM